One genomic window of Actinoalloteichus hoggarensis includes the following:
- a CDS encoding (2Fe-2S)-binding protein, which produces MTTAFRRSAPRGPAGDDGAPSPLAESIARLDLPPWLEARHGDASIGTDWSRCSSLLDDPTAFTRWRDVLGGWLIENYGAAPERTTAGYVMSWYLSVPGYLGALLFHTARRVPSLRPEHTAFRMAAGRPHLDGIALTGRDFACLPDDPDSDHPAATVVGDEQALATLLRARFAGHAARFVAAYAPGTRLGRRMLWAAATDVLDTTLWLSGQMCGDEDGGVADAALVFGTEAEPFTALSTMYRVPGPDGGDRWTRRRESCCFHYALPGSPQACTTCPRVGTEERARRVRETGG; this is translated from the coding sequence ATGACGACAGCCTTCCGCAGGTCGGCACCGCGCGGCCCCGCGGGGGACGACGGCGCGCCATCGCCGTTGGCCGAGTCGATCGCGCGGCTCGACCTGCCGCCATGGCTGGAGGCCCGCCACGGCGACGCCTCGATCGGGACGGACTGGTCCCGCTGCTCCTCGCTGCTCGACGATCCCACAGCGTTCACTCGATGGCGTGATGTTCTGGGCGGCTGGCTCATCGAGAACTACGGCGCCGCCCCCGAGCGGACCACCGCCGGCTACGTCATGTCCTGGTATCTCAGCGTCCCCGGCTACCTCGGCGCGCTGCTGTTCCACACGGCGCGTCGCGTGCCGTCGCTACGCCCCGAGCACACCGCGTTCCGGATGGCCGCGGGCCGCCCGCACCTCGACGGCATCGCGCTGACCGGCCGGGACTTCGCCTGTCTCCCCGACGACCCGGACTCCGACCATCCGGCGGCCACCGTCGTGGGCGACGAGCAGGCCCTGGCCACGCTGCTGCGCGCCAGGTTCGCCGGGCACGCCGCGCGCTTCGTGGCGGCCTACGCTCCCGGCACCCGCCTGGGCAGACGAATGCTCTGGGCCGCCGCGACCGACGTGCTCGACACCACACTGTGGCTGAGCGGACAGATGTGCGGCGACGAGGACGGCGGCGTCGCCGACGCCGCCCTCGTCTTCGGCACCGAGGCCGAGCCCTTCACCGCGCTCTCGACGATGTACCGCGTCCCCGGACCCGACGGCGGGGACCGCTGGACCCGGCGTCGCGAGAGCTGCTGCTTCCACTACGCCCTGCCCGGTTCGCCACAGGCCTGCACCACGTGCCCGCGCGTCGGCACCGAGGAGCGCGCCCGGCGGGTGCGCGAGACGGGCGGCTGA
- a CDS encoding ATP-dependent Clp protease ATP-binding subunit translates to MFERFTDRARRVVVLAQEEARMLNHNYIGTEHILLGLIHEGEGVAAKALESLGIALEGVRQQVEEIIGQGQQAPSGHIPFTPRAKKVLELSLREALQLGHNYIGTEHILLGLIREGEGVAAQVLVKLGADLNRVRQQVLQLLSGYQGKEPAETGGRGEGTPSSSLVLDQFGRNLTSSAREGKLDPVIGREKEIERVMQVLSRRTKNNPVLIGEPGVGKTAVVEGLAQNIVKGEVPETLKDKQLYTLDLGSLVAGSRYRGDFEERLKKVLKEIRTRGDIILFIDEIHTLVGAGAAEGAIDAASILKPMLARGELQTIGATTLDEYRKHVEKDPALERRFQPIQVGEPTMEQTIEILKGLRDRYEAHHRVSITDSALVAAATLADRYINDRFLPDKAIDLIDEAGARMRIRRMTAPPDLREFDEKIADVRRDKESAIDAQDFERAARLRDEEKQLLGQKAEREKQWKSGDLDVVAEVDDEQIAEVLANWTGIPVFKLTEEETTRLLRMEEELHKRIIGQEDAVKAVSQAIRRTRAGLKDPKRPSGSFIFAGPSGVGKTELSKALANFLFGEDDALIQIDMGEFHDRYTASRLFGAPPGYVGYEEGGQLTEKVRRKPFSVVLFDEIEKAHQEVYNTLLQVLEDGRLTDGQGRTVDFKNTVIIFTSNLGTQDISKAVGLGFAGGGTENSNYDRMKQKVNDELKKHFRPEFLNRIDDIIVFHQLTEDEIIRMVDLMIARVEVQLKNKDMSLELTANAKKLLAKRGFDPVLGARPLRRTIQREIEDQLSEKILFGELEAGQIIIGDVEGYEEGKSDDKARFVFRGEPKPSKVPDVPPVELSSSSGVGQDTPAEGESE, encoded by the coding sequence ATGTTCGAGAGGTTCACCGACCGCGCGAGGCGGGTGGTCGTCCTGGCCCAAGAAGAGGCCAGGATGCTCAACCACAACTACATCGGCACCGAGCACATCCTCCTGGGCCTGATCCATGAGGGTGAGGGTGTCGCCGCCAAGGCGCTGGAGTCGCTGGGGATCGCCCTGGAGGGCGTCCGTCAGCAGGTTGAGGAGATCATCGGTCAGGGGCAGCAGGCCCCGAGCGGCCACATCCCCTTCACGCCTCGGGCGAAGAAGGTGCTGGAGCTGTCGCTTCGGGAGGCTCTGCAACTCGGCCACAACTACATCGGCACCGAGCACATCCTGCTTGGTCTCATCCGCGAGGGCGAGGGCGTCGCCGCGCAGGTGCTGGTCAAGCTGGGTGCGGACCTGAACCGGGTGCGTCAGCAGGTCCTGCAGCTGCTGTCGGGCTACCAGGGCAAGGAGCCCGCCGAGACCGGCGGTCGCGGCGAGGGGACTCCGTCGTCCTCGCTGGTGCTCGACCAGTTCGGTCGCAACCTGACCTCCAGCGCTCGGGAGGGCAAGCTCGACCCGGTCATCGGCCGGGAGAAGGAGATCGAGCGGGTCATGCAGGTGCTGTCCCGCCGCACCAAGAACAACCCCGTCCTCATCGGCGAGCCCGGCGTGGGCAAGACGGCCGTCGTCGAGGGCCTGGCACAGAACATCGTCAAGGGCGAGGTGCCCGAGACGCTCAAGGACAAGCAGCTCTACACGCTGGACCTCGGGTCGCTGGTCGCCGGCTCCCGGTACCGAGGCGACTTCGAGGAGCGCCTCAAGAAGGTGCTCAAGGAGATCCGCACGCGCGGCGACATCATCCTGTTCATCGATGAGATCCACACCCTGGTGGGTGCGGGTGCCGCCGAGGGCGCGATCGACGCCGCGAGCATCCTGAAGCCGATGCTGGCCAGGGGCGAGCTGCAGACGATCGGCGCCACCACGCTCGACGAGTACCGCAAGCACGTCGAGAAGGACCCGGCCCTGGAGCGTCGCTTCCAGCCGATCCAGGTGGGCGAGCCCACCATGGAGCAGACCATCGAGATCCTCAAGGGTCTGCGCGACCGCTACGAGGCGCACCACCGCGTCTCCATCACGGACTCGGCGCTGGTGGCCGCCGCCACGCTGGCGGACCGGTACATCAACGACCGCTTCCTGCCGGACAAGGCGATCGACCTCATCGACGAGGCCGGTGCGCGGATGCGCATCCGCCGGATGACGGCGCCGCCGGACCTGCGCGAGTTCGACGAGAAGATCGCCGACGTGCGTCGGGACAAGGAGTCCGCGATCGACGCGCAGGACTTCGAGCGGGCCGCGCGCCTGCGGGACGAGGAGAAGCAGCTCCTCGGCCAGAAGGCCGAGCGCGAGAAGCAGTGGAAGTCCGGTGACCTGGACGTCGTCGCGGAGGTGGACGACGAGCAGATCGCCGAGGTCCTGGCGAACTGGACCGGCATCCCCGTCTTCAAGCTCACCGAGGAGGAGACGACTCGGCTGCTGCGGATGGAGGAGGAGCTGCACAAGCGGATCATCGGCCAGGAGGACGCCGTCAAGGCCGTCTCCCAGGCGATCCGCCGTACGCGCGCGGGCCTGAAGGATCCGAAGCGCCCCTCCGGCTCCTTCATCTTCGCGGGACCGTCGGGTGTGGGTAAGACCGAGCTGTCCAAGGCTCTGGCGAACTTCCTGTTCGGCGAGGACGACGCGCTCATCCAGATCGACATGGGCGAGTTCCACGACCGCTACACCGCCTCGCGGCTGTTCGGCGCGCCCCCCGGCTACGTCGGATACGAGGAAGGCGGCCAGCTCACCGAGAAGGTGCGCCGGAAGCCGTTCTCGGTGGTGCTCTTCGACGAGATCGAGAAGGCCCACCAGGAGGTGTACAACACGCTGCTCCAGGTCTTGGAGGACGGCAGGCTCACCGACGGTCAGGGCCGCACGGTCGACTTCAAGAACACGGTGATCATCTTCACCTCGAACCTGGGGACGCAGGACATCTCCAAGGCGGTCGGCCTCGGCTTCGCGGGCGGCGGCACCGAGAACTCGAACTACGACCGGATGAAGCAGAAGGTCAACGACGAGCTCAAGAAGCACTTCCGTCCGGAGTTCCTCAACCGGATCGACGACATCATCGTCTTCCACCAGCTCACCGAGGACGAGATCATCCGGATGGTCGACCTGATGATCGCCAGGGTCGAGGTTCAGCTCAAGAACAAGGACATGAGCCTCGAACTGACCGCGAACGCGAAGAAGCTGCTCGCCAAGCGCGGTTTCGACCCGGTGCTCGGCGCCCGGCCGCTGCGTCGGACGATCCAGCGGGAGATCGAGGACCAGCTGTCCGAGAAGATCCTGTTCGGCGAGCTGGAGGCCGGACAGATCATCATCGGCGACGTCGAGGGCTACGAGGAGGGCAAGAGCGACGACAAGGCGCGCTTCGTCTTCCGGGGCGAGCCGAAGCCGTCGAAGGTGCCGGACGTCCCGCCGGTGGAGCTGTCCAGCTCCAGCGGAGTGGGGCAGGACACCCCCGCGGAGGGCGAGTCCGAGTGA
- a CDS encoding type III pantothenate kinase, whose translation MLLAIDVGNTNIVLGLYAGEGEDARLVRDWRMRTDARATADELALTMRGLLGEHADRITGISALSTVPAVLRELRVMLGRYYADVPTLIVQPGVRTGVPLLVDNPKEVGGDRVVNTLAAHHLFGTACVVVDFGTSTNIDVISAKGEFLGGVFAPGIEISVDALASRAAQLRKVELMRPRNVIGKNTVECLQAGILYGFAGQVDGLVRRIKAELAATERGPITVLATGGLAPLVLGESETIAEHVPDLTLTGLRLVYERNVA comes from the coding sequence GTGCTGCTCGCCATCGACGTCGGGAACACCAACATCGTCCTCGGCCTGTACGCGGGTGAGGGAGAGGACGCTCGACTCGTCCGGGACTGGCGGATGCGCACCGACGCCAGGGCCACCGCCGACGAGCTCGCCCTGACCATGCGCGGGCTGCTCGGCGAGCACGCCGACCGGATCACGGGGATCTCGGCGTTGTCGACGGTCCCGGCGGTGTTGCGCGAGCTGCGGGTGATGCTCGGTCGCTATTACGCCGACGTGCCGACGTTGATCGTGCAGCCGGGAGTGCGCACCGGGGTCCCGCTGCTGGTGGACAACCCCAAGGAGGTCGGCGGCGACCGGGTCGTCAACACGCTGGCGGCCCATCATCTGTTCGGCACGGCGTGCGTGGTCGTCGACTTCGGGACCTCCACGAACATCGACGTGATCTCCGCCAAGGGCGAGTTCCTCGGCGGCGTGTTCGCGCCCGGCATCGAGATCTCGGTGGACGCGCTCGCGTCACGGGCGGCCCAGCTGCGCAAGGTCGAGCTGATGCGGCCGCGCAACGTGATCGGCAAGAACACCGTGGAGTGCCTGCAGGCAGGCATCCTCTACGGCTTCGCGGGCCAGGTGGACGGACTGGTGCGACGGATCAAAGCGGAGCTGGCCGCGACGGAGCGCGGGCCGATCACCGTGCTCGCCACCGGCGGCCTCGCGCCGCTGGTCTTGGGCGAGTCGGAGACGATCGCCGAGCACGTGCCCGACCTGACGTTGACCGGGCTGCGGCTGGTCTATGAGCGCAACGTGGCCTGA
- a CDS encoding SIR2 family NAD-dependent protein deacylase: protein MAEAAGLVADAHALLVCAGAGMGVDSGLPDFRGPEGFWRAYPAYRDLGLDFAELADPVHFEADPELAWGFYGHRLELYRRTRPHAGFAVLRRWGSALPGGLRVFTSNVDGQFQRAGFPAETIAECHGSIHHLQCTVPCVARSWSAADVTVTVDPTTMRAVGPLPVCPHCGGLARPNILMFGDARWVGDRSEERLTEVSRWRRGPHTAKLVVVELGAGTAVPTVRRQAELASAASGALIRVNPVAPEVRHGRGVALRMGAADALAAVDELLPAAFRA from the coding sequence ATCGCCGAGGCCGCAGGGCTCGTCGCCGACGCCCATGCCCTCCTCGTGTGCGCGGGTGCGGGGATGGGCGTCGATTCCGGGCTGCCCGACTTCCGCGGCCCGGAGGGCTTCTGGCGGGCCTATCCGGCGTATCGAGACCTCGGCCTCGACTTCGCCGAGCTGGCCGACCCCGTGCACTTCGAGGCCGATCCGGAACTCGCCTGGGGCTTCTACGGGCATCGGCTGGAGCTGTACCGCCGCACCCGACCGCACGCGGGGTTCGCCGTCCTGCGTCGGTGGGGCTCGGCGCTGCCCGGCGGCCTTCGGGTCTTCACATCGAACGTCGACGGTCAGTTCCAGCGGGCGGGCTTCCCCGCCGAGACGATCGCCGAGTGCCACGGCTCGATCCACCACCTTCAGTGCACCGTGCCCTGCGTCGCACGGTCCTGGTCCGCCGCCGATGTGACCGTGACGGTCGATCCCACGACGATGCGTGCGGTCGGCCCGCTGCCCGTCTGCCCGCACTGCGGTGGCCTGGCACGGCCGAACATCCTGATGTTCGGCGACGCGCGTTGGGTGGGCGACCGCAGTGAGGAGCGGTTGACCGAGGTCAGCCGATGGCGGCGCGGACCGCACACGGCGAAGCTGGTCGTCGTCGAGCTCGGCGCGGGCACCGCGGTGCCGACCGTGCGCAGACAGGCGGAACTGGCCAGCGCCGCCAGCGGGGCGTTGATCCGTGTCAATCCGGTCGCGCCCGAGGTCCGGCACGGGCGCGGGGTGGCCCTGCGGATGGGCGCCGCCGACGCCCTCGCGGCCGTCGACGAGCTGCTGCCCGCCGCGTTCCGAGCCTGA
- the panD gene encoding aspartate 1-decarboxylase, producing MLRTMLKSKIHRATVTQADLHYVGSVTVDEDLMDAADLLAGEQVAIVDVTNGARLETYVIPGERGSGVLGINGAAAHLVHPGDLVILIAYGLMDAAEIREHRPSVIFVDSDNRVISRDADPGAAPAGSGLTSGSAVARPSGADQAVEDRATQAETDDAARLDALLQSER from the coding sequence ATGTTGCGGACGATGCTCAAGTCGAAGATCCACCGCGCCACCGTCACACAGGCGGACCTGCACTACGTCGGCTCGGTCACCGTCGACGAGGATCTGATGGACGCCGCCGATCTGTTGGCGGGCGAGCAGGTCGCCATCGTCGACGTCACCAACGGCGCGCGGCTGGAGACCTACGTCATCCCCGGCGAGCGGGGGAGCGGGGTGTTAGGGATCAACGGCGCGGCGGCGCATCTGGTCCATCCCGGCGATCTGGTGATCCTCATCGCCTACGGGCTGATGGACGCGGCGGAGATCCGCGAGCATCGGCCGTCGGTGATCTTCGTCGACTCGGACAACCGTGTGATCAGCCGCGACGCCGATCCGGGGGCGGCTCCGGCGGGTTCCGGACTGACCTCGGGCTCGGCCGTCGCACGCCCTTCGGGCGCCGACCAGGCCGTTGAGGACCGCGCGACCCAGGCGGAGACCGACGACGCGGCCCGACTGGACGCGCTGCTGCAGTCCGAACGCTGA
- a CDS encoding endonuclease/exonuclease/phosphatase family protein, whose product MALSTKADHRDLDEEDEPVDAGRHRPGGAAVTVLLVALTVPFVLVAINRLIEVGGIRAAVVAAALTPYSVPLGAFLTIAGLSLRRWAVALIAGLLTVLMAAVVLPRATPDARAFVQGESVRVLSLNMRYGTADADVLVDLVRERRIDVLSLQELTPTAVDALTEAGVDEELPHHVLDARTGAPGAGLYSRHPAELVGNAPATNRQPIVRVSLPKGAELEIVVVHPLWPIGAGTTDTWQRELAGLPAARASGPIRVLAGDFNATLDHGPLRGLLAHGYQDAADQTGDGLRPTWPAPDTVFAPPLTIDHILVDRRCSVEDFDVFDVPGTDHRAVSAEFVVPS is encoded by the coding sequence ATGGCGCTGTCGACGAAGGCGGATCACCGCGACCTCGATGAGGAGGACGAGCCCGTCGACGCGGGCCGACACAGGCCCGGCGGGGCCGCGGTCACCGTGCTGCTGGTGGCGCTGACCGTGCCGTTCGTGCTGGTCGCGATCAATCGGCTCATCGAGGTGGGCGGTATTCGCGCCGCGGTCGTCGCGGCGGCCCTGACGCCGTATTCGGTGCCGCTCGGCGCGTTCCTGACCATCGCGGGACTCTCGCTGCGGCGATGGGCGGTGGCGCTGATCGCCGGTTTGTTGACCGTGCTCATGGCGGCGGTGGTGCTGCCGAGGGCCACACCGGACGCCAGGGCCTTCGTGCAGGGCGAGTCGGTGCGAGTGCTGAGCCTGAACATGCGCTACGGCACCGCCGACGCCGACGTCCTCGTCGACCTGGTCCGGGAGCGGCGGATCGACGTGCTGAGCCTCCAGGAGCTGACACCCACGGCGGTGGACGCGCTCACCGAGGCGGGCGTGGACGAGGAACTGCCGCATCACGTGCTGGACGCGCGGACCGGGGCACCGGGCGCCGGTCTCTATTCACGGCATCCGGCGGAGCTGGTCGGCAATGCCCCTGCGACGAACCGGCAGCCGATCGTCAGGGTGAGCCTGCCGAAGGGCGCCGAACTGGAGATCGTCGTGGTGCATCCGCTCTGGCCGATCGGCGCGGGCACGACGGACACGTGGCAGCGTGAACTGGCCGGTCTGCCCGCCGCTCGCGCGTCCGGACCGATCCGAGTGCTCGCAGGCGACTTCAACGCCACTCTCGACCACGGCCCGCTGCGCGGCCTGCTGGCGCATGGCTATCAGGACGCCGCCGACCAGACCGGCGACGGGTTGCGCCCGACCTGGCCCGCACCGGACACGGTGTTCGCCCCGCCGTTGACCATCGACCACATCCTGGTGGACCGACGATGCTCGGTGGAGGACTTCGACGTGTTCGACGTCCCCGGCACCGACCACCGTGCCGTGTCGGCGGAGTTCGTCGTCCCGTCCTGA
- the lysS gene encoding lysine--tRNA ligase, translating into MRIRREKRSRLLESGTEPYPVVLPVTHAIADIRTRHAGLEPDTATGEIVGIAGRVMFLRNTGKLCFATLRSGDGTELQAMLSLGQVGAEALAAWKADVDLGDHVFVHGEVITSRRGELSVMADEWRLGAKALRPLPVVHKDLGEETRVRQRYVDLIVRPQARRIVEIRAAVVRSLRESFHRHGYTEVETPMLQTLYGGAAARPFQTHSNAFDIDLYLRIAPELYLKRCVVGGIERVFEINRNFRNEGSDSSHSPEFAMTEFYQAYSDYHDMARLTRELIQDAARAACGGEVVTLTDGSEYDLSGEWTWLSMYGSLSEALGEEVTPDTSVARLRERAAERDLEVHPGYGHGKLVEELWEHLIGDHLHEPTFVKDFPIETSPLTRQHRTDPGVAEKWDLYIRGFELATGYSELVDPVVERERLEAQALLAAGGDVEAMRLDEDFLRALEYGMPPTGGVGMGVDRLLMALTGAGIRETILFPLVRPE; encoded by the coding sequence ATGCGTATCCGTCGGGAGAAGCGGTCGCGGTTGCTCGAATCCGGCACGGAACCGTATCCGGTGGTGCTTCCGGTCACACACGCCATCGCGGACATCCGGACGCGGCACGCCGGACTGGAGCCGGACACCGCCACCGGCGAGATCGTCGGCATCGCGGGCCGGGTGATGTTCCTGCGGAACACCGGAAAGCTGTGTTTCGCGACCTTGCGTTCCGGCGACGGCACCGAACTCCAGGCGATGCTGAGTCTCGGGCAGGTCGGCGCGGAGGCATTGGCGGCATGGAAGGCGGATGTCGATCTGGGCGACCATGTCTTCGTGCACGGCGAGGTCATCACGTCTCGGCGTGGCGAGCTGTCGGTGATGGCCGATGAATGGCGACTCGGCGCGAAGGCACTGCGACCGCTGCCGGTCGTGCACAAGGATCTCGGCGAGGAGACCCGGGTCCGACAGCGTTACGTCGACCTGATCGTCCGGCCGCAGGCTCGGCGCATCGTCGAGATCCGGGCCGCCGTCGTGCGCTCGCTGCGGGAGTCGTTCCATCGGCACGGTTACACCGAGGTCGAGACGCCGATGTTGCAGACCCTCTACGGCGGTGCGGCGGCTCGTCCCTTCCAGACACACTCGAATGCCTTCGACATCGACCTCTACCTGCGAATCGCGCCGGAGCTGTATCTCAAGCGCTGCGTGGTGGGCGGAATCGAGCGGGTCTTCGAGATCAATAGGAACTTCCGGAACGAGGGCAGTGACTCGTCTCACTCTCCTGAATTCGCCATGACCGAGTTCTACCAGGCGTATAGCGACTACCACGACATGGCGAGGCTGACCAGGGAACTCATCCAGGATGCGGCTCGGGCGGCCTGTGGTGGCGAGGTCGTCACGTTGACCGACGGCAGCGAGTACGACCTGTCCGGAGAATGGACCTGGCTCAGCATGTACGGGTCGCTCTCCGAGGCTCTCGGGGAAGAGGTGACTCCGGACACGTCGGTGGCACGGTTGCGCGAGCGGGCGGCCGAGCGGGATCTGGAAGTCCATCCGGGGTACGGACACGGCAAGCTGGTCGAGGAGCTGTGGGAGCACCTGATCGGCGATCACCTTCACGAACCCACCTTCGTGAAGGATTTCCCCATCGAGACGTCCCCCTTGACTCGGCAGCACCGCACCGATCCCGGCGTCGCCGAGAAGTGGGATCTGTATATCCGGGGCTTCGAGCTCGCCACCGGCTACTCGGAACTCGTCGACCCGGTCGTCGAGCGGGAACGACTGGAGGCGCAGGCCCTGCTCGCAGCGGGCGGCGATGTCGAGGCCATGCGGCTGGATGAGGACTTCCTGCGGGCGCTGGAGTACGGAATGCCCCCGACCGGCGGCGTCGGAATGGGCGTCGACCGTTTGTTGATGGCGTTGACCGGCGCCGGAATCCGGGAGACGATCCTGTTTCCGCTGGTCCGTCCGGAATGA
- a CDS encoding Rossmann-like and DUF2520 domain-containing protein, protein MIDTTHVRPARLAVGVISAGRVGAVLGASLARAGHVVVAASAVSRASLRRAEELLPGVPVLPPDEVAAMADLVLLAVPDDVLPGLVSGLIATGSLRPGQIVAHTSGAHGVAVLAEAARIGALPLALHPVMTFTGRGEDLVRLAACCIGITATGDRDSPADPGWSVGEALVVEIGADPVFVPEAARPLYHAALAHGANHLATLITECVSLLSAAGIAEPERLLGPLCGAALDNALRHGDRALTGPVARGDLSTLRAHLDVLGASAPEVLPSYRVLAARTADRARAAGVLPESAAAEVDDLLDEENR, encoded by the coding sequence ATGATCGACACCACGCACGTGCGTCCTGCCAGGCTCGCCGTCGGCGTCATCTCCGCGGGCCGGGTGGGCGCGGTGCTGGGCGCCTCGCTGGCCCGGGCCGGGCACGTCGTGGTCGCGGCGTCGGCCGTCTCCCGAGCCTCGCTGCGGCGCGCCGAGGAACTACTGCCCGGCGTTCCGGTGCTGCCTCCCGACGAGGTGGCCGCGATGGCGGACCTGGTGCTGCTGGCGGTGCCGGACGACGTGCTTCCCGGCCTGGTCAGCGGTCTGATCGCGACCGGGTCGCTGCGGCCGGGCCAGATCGTCGCGCACACTTCGGGCGCCCACGGGGTGGCGGTGCTGGCCGAGGCCGCCCGGATCGGGGCCCTCCCGCTGGCCCTGCACCCGGTGATGACCTTCACCGGCCGCGGTGAAGACCTGGTCCGCCTGGCCGCCTGCTGTATCGGGATCACCGCGACGGGCGATCGCGACTCGCCTGCCGATCCGGGCTGGAGCGTCGGCGAGGCGCTGGTGGTGGAGATCGGCGCGGACCCGGTGTTCGTCCCGGAGGCCGCCCGCCCGCTGTATCACGCGGCCCTCGCACACGGGGCCAATCACCTGGCCACCCTGATCACCGAATGCGTCAGCCTGCTCTCGGCCGCCGGTATCGCCGAGCCGGAACGGCTGCTGGGCCCGCTGTGCGGGGCGGCGTTGGACAACGCGCTGCGACACGGCGACCGGGCACTCACCGGTCCGGTGGCCAGGGGCGACCTGAGCACGCTGCGTGCCCACCTCGACGTCCTCGGCGCGAGTGCCCCCGAGGTGCTGCCGAGCTACCGCGTGCTCGCGGCCCGCACGGCCGACCGGGCCCGCGCGGCCGGGGTGCTCCCCGAGTCCGCCGCCGCCGAGGTCGACGACCTGCTCGACGAGGAGAACCGATGA
- a CDS encoding histone-like nucleoid-structuring protein Lsr2, with protein MAQKVTVTLVDDLDGSKADETVEFTFDGAAYQIDLSAANAGALRDALAGFVGHARRSGGRKRNVRPGARPDGVGTAASDREQNQAIREWARKRGMKVSDRGRIPAEVIDAYHEAN; from the coding sequence ATGGCACAGAAGGTCACGGTCACACTGGTCGATGACTTGGACGGTTCCAAGGCAGACGAGACGGTCGAGTTCACTTTCGATGGAGCCGCTTACCAGATCGATCTATCTGCGGCGAATGCCGGGGCGCTGCGCGACGCCCTCGCCGGTTTCGTCGGACATGCGCGCCGTTCCGGCGGGCGCAAGCGCAACGTGCGGCCCGGTGCCCGCCCGGACGGCGTCGGCACCGCGGCGAGCGACCGCGAGCAGAACCAGGCGATCCGCGAGTGGGCGCGCAAGCGCGGCATGAAGGTGTCGGACCGGGGTCGCATCCCGGCCGAGGTCATCGACGCCTACCACGAGGCGAACTGA
- a CDS encoding antibiotic biosynthesis monooxygenase family protein — MAVVKINAIEVPEGSGPELEKRFAARAGAVENAPGFLGFELLRPTAGENRYFVYTKWESEEAFQAWSGGPAKEAHAGERAKPVASGASLLEFEVVQRAEPTAQ, encoded by the coding sequence ATGGCAGTCGTGAAGATCAACGCTATCGAGGTCCCCGAGGGCAGCGGCCCCGAGCTGGAGAAGCGGTTCGCCGCCCGTGCGGGCGCGGTCGAGAACGCCCCCGGTTTCCTCGGCTTCGAACTGCTCCGGCCGACCGCGGGCGAGAACAGGTACTTCGTCTACACGAAGTGGGAGTCCGAGGAGGCGTTCCAAGCCTGGTCCGGCGGGCCCGCCAAGGAGGCGCACGCGGGCGAGCGAGCCAAGCCGGTCGCCTCCGGTGCCAGCCTGCTCGAGTTCGAGGTCGTCCAACGGGCCGAGCCGACGGCACAGTGA
- the panC gene encoding pantoate--beta-alanine ligase produces the protein MTDAETALFVPGGTTVHDDPGRLARVTRALRATGRKIVLVPTMGALHRGHRELIRRARRIPNTVVVVSIFVNPRQFGAGEDFTRYPRDLDVDVAVCREEQAALVFAPGVEQMYAAGASVAVTAGPSGAELEGASRPGHFDGVLTVVAKLLNIVRPDYAVFGEKDYQQLVLLRRMARELNFDASIVGIPTIREHDGLALSSRNVYLDDDQRAAAVALSAALAAGAHAGAGGADAVLAAARAVLASEPALDLDYLELRDVELNAAPEQGDARLLVAARLGGVRLIDNTAVRLGEPDTAAGPAPDEAASAPAGA, from the coding sequence ATGACCGACGCCGAGACCGCTCTCTTCGTGCCCGGCGGCACCACGGTGCACGACGACCCCGGCCGACTCGCCAGGGTGACGCGGGCGCTGCGCGCCACCGGCCGCAAGATCGTCCTCGTGCCGACGATGGGTGCCCTGCACCGCGGACACCGCGAGCTGATCCGACGCGCTCGTCGGATTCCGAACACCGTGGTGGTCGTCTCGATCTTCGTCAACCCTCGCCAGTTCGGCGCGGGCGAGGACTTCACCCGGTATCCGAGGGACCTGGACGTCGACGTCGCCGTCTGCCGAGAGGAACAGGCCGCGCTCGTGTTCGCCCCCGGCGTCGAGCAGATGTACGCGGCGGGCGCCTCGGTGGCGGTGACAGCGGGCCCGTCGGGTGCCGAGCTGGAGGGCGCCAGCAGACCCGGCCACTTCGACGGGGTGCTGACCGTGGTCGCGAAACTGCTCAACATCGTCCGGCCCGACTACGCGGTCTTCGGCGAGAAGGATTACCAGCAGCTCGTGCTGCTGAGGCGGATGGCACGGGAGCTGAACTTCGACGCCTCGATCGTGGGCATCCCCACCATCCGCGAGCATGACGGCCTGGCCTTGTCCTCGCGCAACGTCTACCTGGACGACGACCAGCGCGCCGCCGCCGTAGCCCTGTCCGCCGCGCTCGCGGCCGGGGCGCACGCCGGGGCCGGGGGCGCCGACGCGGTGCTGGCCGCCGCCCGGGCCGTGCTCGCCAGTGAGCCTGCTCTCGACCTGGACTACCTGGAGCTGCGTGACGTTGAACTGAATGCCGCTCCCGAACAGGGCGACGCGCGACTGCTGGTCGCGGCGCGGCTCGGCGGCGTCCGACTGATCGACAACACGGCCGTCCGCCTCGGGGAGCCCGACACGGCGGCAGGCCCGGCCCCGGACGAGGCGGCATCCGCCCCGGCGGGCGCGTGA